GAACGTCCCGGAATGAAGGCGCTTTTGGAACTCGGAATACGCTCTCCGCTGCGCGAAGCCGGGCTGACCAAGGAACGCATTCGCTGTCTTTCAAAAGAAGCCGGACTGCCCACATGGAATATATCGTCATATTCCTGTCTTGCCACAAGAGTCAGAACGGGGGGAAAACTAACGGCTGCTTTGCTTGAAAAACTTGAGGCGGCAGAAAATAAACTGCGCGGCGCAGGTTACGCTGATTTCAGAATAAGAACTGACGGAAGTTCTGCGCGGCTGATTGTGTCAAGAGCACAGCTTGAACGTGCCATGACTGAGGAAACGCTGCTTTGCTCAGAGCTGGAAAAATATTTTGATACCGCAAGTCTTGACAGGGAGGGAAGATAAATGGAAGCTGCTGAACTCAGAGAACTGCTGCAAAACGTAAGAGAAAAGAAAACCTCTGTTGAAGAAGCCGTTATGAAACTGAAGACAGCCCCGTTTGCCGAGCTTGATTTTGCAAAGCCTGATTTTCACAGGGGGATCAGAAACGGCGCGGGGGAAGTGATATACGGGGAAGGAAAAACCACGGAACAGATTTTGGCAATAGTCTCAAAGCTGTATGAGAGCGGACAGAAAGCAGTCCTTATTTCACGCCTTTCCAAAGAAAAAGCGGAAAAAATCGGCAGAAAGTTTGAAATAACTTACTCCGAAACAGCGCGTACCTGCACTCTCGGAAAAATAAAAAAGGCTGACGGTGCAGGAAAAATTGTAATTGCCTGCGCAGGTACAAGCGATTTGCCTGTTGCGGAAGAGGCGCGTCTGACAGCCGAATTTTTCGGAAACGAAGTCGTCTGTCTGTACGACGTCGGTGTTGCGGGGCTTCACAGGCTTCTCGCACATCTGGAGGAGTTGATGTCGGCGAGGGCAATAATAGCTATAGCCGGTATGGAGGGAGCTTTGGCAAGTGTTATAGGCGGTCTTGCGGAATGTCCGGTTATTGCCGTTCCTACAAGCGTCGGCTACGGAACGTCTTACGGCGGTATTTCGGCGCTGCTTGCAATGCTTAACTCATGCGCAAGCGGGGTTTCTGTCGTTAACATTGACAACGGTTTCGGCGCAGCCTATCAGGCGAGCCTTATAAATCATCTGGGGGCATAACAACATGAAGATAATATATCTTGAATGCAGTATGGGCGCTGCCGGCGATATGCTTGGGGCGGCACTTTACGAACTTCTTGACGACAGCGGCAAAGCGGAATTCCTCAAACGCATGAGTACGCTTGAAAAATTTGGCGTAACAGTATGCGCCGAAAAAGCCAAAAGCTGCGGAATTTCGGGTGCACGCCTCGCAGTTTCGGTAAATGGCATTGAAGAAGACGAATATATTATGAAACACGCACACGGACACATGCATGAACACGGTCCGGAGCATCCGCACAAACACAGTGCGCTGCACGGCATTAAACATGTAATATCAGAATTGTCTCTGCCTGAAAGCGTAAAAAACAATGCCGCGGAAATATACGGACTGATTGCAGATGCCGAGAGCAGGGCACACGGCTGCAAAGTGAACGAAGTGCATTTCCATGAAATCGGCTCACTTGATGCGGTCGCCGACATTGTTTCTGTCTGTATGCTTCTTGAAATGCTCGGCGCGGAAAAAATCTACGTTTCGCCGGTTCGTACTGGCTACGGACAAATTAAATGCGCCCACGGAATTCTTCCTGTCCCTGCACCGGCAACTGCGTATCTGCTTGAAGGCGTTCCTTGCTTTGCGGGAGGTATTGAAGGCGAATTCTGTACGCCTACAGGGGCTGCTCTTCTGAAATATTTCACAGTGGATTTTGAGCAGAGACCGCCGATGACGATACTGAAAACAGGCTACGGAATGGGAACAAGAAAATATGAAGCAGCAAACTGCGTGAGGGCATTTTTAGGTGAAACCGAAGAAAACGCGGGTGACGTTGCGGAGTTGTGCTGCAACATAGACGACATGACTTCGGAAGAACTTGCTTTTGCCGCAGAAGAGCTGTTGTCAGCAGGGGCGCTGGACGTTTATACGACGCCGATAGTTATGAAAAAAGGGCGTGCGGCATTTATGCTGACCTGTATGTGTGACGCGGACAAAAGAGAAGAACTGCTGAAGCTTATTTTCAAGCATACGACAACGCTTGGTATTCGAGAATACCGCTGCAGAAGATGGAAAATGTCGCGGACTGAATACGTTTGTGAAACGCGTTTTGGAAAAGTCAGACTAAAAAAGTCCAAAGGCTGCGGATGTGTCAGAGAAAAAGCGGAATACAAAGATTTGGCAAGGCTTGCACGTGAAAATAACGTATCGCTTCGTGAAGTGCAGAAAGAAATTAAGTGACAAAAATGAACTGAAGTATTAAAATACAGTTGCCGGCAGGAAGCCGGCGGCAGAAAAGGTTAGTATGATACAAGACACGGTACGTCAGAAGGCGTGCGTTTCCGTTCAGAAGAACGGAAACGGCGCTTTCTTTATTTTTAGGGAGGGATTTTTATGGCATG
The genomic region above belongs to Candidatus Equadaptatus faecalis and contains:
- the larB gene encoding nickel pincer cofactor biosynthesis protein LarB, which encodes MEAAELRELLQNVREKKTSVEEAVMKLKTAPFAELDFAKPDFHRGIRNGAGEVIYGEGKTTEQILAIVSKLYESGQKAVLISRLSKEKAEKIGRKFEITYSETARTCTLGKIKKADGAGKIVIACAGTSDLPVAEEARLTAEFFGNEVVCLYDVGVAGLHRLLAHLEELMSARAIIAIAGMEGALASVIGGLAECPVIAVPTSVGYGTSYGGISALLAMLNSCASGVSVVNIDNGFGAAYQASLINHLGA
- the larE gene encoding ATP-dependent sacrificial sulfur transferase LarE encodes the protein MKLEEFFAGNKKTAIAYSGGTDSSYLLYAARKCGADVHPYFVKTAFQPDFELDIAKEIANFLNVPLTVLKADILADKEIVSNPENRCYLCKRNMLSLILRASLKDGCTVLADGTNADDKFDERPGMKALLELGIRSPLREAGLTKERIRCLSKEAGLPTWNISSYSCLATRVRTGGKLTAALLEKLEAAENKLRGAGYADFRIRTDGSSARLIVSRAQLERAMTEETLLCSELEKYFDTASLDREGR
- the larC gene encoding nickel pincer cofactor biosynthesis protein LarC, with product MKIIYLECSMGAAGDMLGAALYELLDDSGKAEFLKRMSTLEKFGVTVCAEKAKSCGISGARLAVSVNGIEEDEYIMKHAHGHMHEHGPEHPHKHSALHGIKHVISELSLPESVKNNAAEIYGLIADAESRAHGCKVNEVHFHEIGSLDAVADIVSVCMLLEMLGAEKIYVSPVRTGYGQIKCAHGILPVPAPATAYLLEGVPCFAGGIEGEFCTPTGAALLKYFTVDFEQRPPMTILKTGYGMGTRKYEAANCVRAFLGETEENAGDVAELCCNIDDMTSEELAFAAEELLSAGALDVYTTPIVMKKGRAAFMLTCMCDADKREELLKLIFKHTTTLGIREYRCRRWKMSRTEYVCETRFGKVRLKKSKGCGCVREKAEYKDLARLARENNVSLREVQKEIK